The Halogeometricum rufum genome has a segment encoding these proteins:
- a CDS encoding winged helix-turn-helix domain-containing protein has translation MVGSESDDSPLAVVADAADPAVVELFELLGNETRLAILLALWESFDPFDPANGMSFTALRDRVGIPQGAQFGYHLERLVGRLVEKTGSGYALRPTGLELVQSLVAGVGREATLDPVEIDVACWRCGGETVLTYRDTWLYHVCTDCETVIDDQEVDKRFPAGLLFGEPYPAAILSDRTPEEIYAAAVTRLLQQQTLRMNGVCPRCLGVLDSSTWVCESHEPGPAGVCPRCDAKWAVRIRRSCSVCKYWELDSPAGMVMQPDVSAFYRARGLELALGVNEFERARAVMTQLPTHEETVLSTDPVRTRVVVQFEGDELCLTYDEAMNVLEVDERDGVGE, from the coding sequence ATGGTGGGGTCAGAGAGCGACGACTCGCCGCTCGCGGTGGTCGCCGACGCGGCGGACCCGGCGGTGGTCGAACTGTTCGAACTGCTCGGTAACGAGACGCGGTTGGCGATTCTGCTGGCGCTCTGGGAGTCGTTCGACCCGTTCGACCCCGCGAACGGGATGTCGTTCACCGCGTTGCGCGACCGAGTCGGCATCCCGCAGGGGGCACAGTTCGGCTATCACCTCGAGAGACTGGTGGGTCGACTCGTCGAGAAGACCGGGTCGGGATACGCGCTGCGACCGACCGGCCTCGAACTCGTCCAGAGCCTCGTCGCCGGCGTCGGTCGGGAGGCGACGCTCGACCCCGTCGAGATAGACGTCGCCTGCTGGCGGTGCGGGGGCGAGACGGTGCTCACCTACCGCGACACGTGGCTCTACCACGTCTGTACGGACTGCGAGACGGTCATCGACGACCAAGAGGTCGACAAGCGGTTCCCCGCCGGTCTGTTGTTCGGCGAACCGTACCCGGCGGCCATCCTCTCGGACAGGACGCCCGAGGAGATATACGCCGCGGCCGTGACGCGACTCCTCCAGCAGCAGACGCTCCGTATGAACGGGGTCTGTCCGCGGTGTCTCGGCGTCCTGGACTCCTCGACGTGGGTCTGTGAGTCACACGAACCCGGGCCCGCCGGCGTCTGCCCGCGGTGTGACGCGAAGTGGGCGGTGAGGATACGTCGGAGCTGTTCGGTCTGCAAGTACTGGGAACTGGACTCCCCGGCGGGGATGGTGATGCAGCCGGACGTGTCCGCCTTCTATCGCGCCCGGGGCCTCGAACTCGCTCTCGGAGTCAACGAGTTCGAGCGCGCGAGAGCGGTCATGACGCAACTACCGACGCACGAGGAGACGGTCCTCTCGACCGACCCCGTCCGAACGCGAGTCGTCGTGCAGTTCGAGGGCGACGAGTTATGCCTGACGTACGACGAGGCGATGAACGTCCTAGAGGTGGACGAACGCGACGGCGTCGGCGAGTGA
- a CDS encoding DUF5811 family protein, with translation MNGNNPYAGAPGVVDAGRPAESELSTAQVRRLREAVAGIVSRTQNYLPEGYAVGSELSYGSNGPQATVAVHPPVGRPISAGFTPDEEDLESGLTDSDRDEVAQGLAASAAFQVMNAVGDELTPTAR, from the coding sequence ATGAACGGAAACAACCCCTACGCGGGTGCGCCCGGTGTAGTAGATGCAGGTCGCCCGGCGGAGTCCGAACTCTCGACGGCGCAGGTTCGGCGACTTCGTGAGGCCGTCGCCGGCATCGTCTCGCGGACGCAGAACTACCTGCCGGAAGGCTACGCCGTGGGGTCGGAACTCTCCTACGGGTCCAACGGCCCGCAGGCGACGGTGGCCGTCCACCCGCCGGTCGGTCGGCCCATCAGCGCCGGTTTCACGCCGGACGAGGAGGACCTGGAGTCGGGGCTCACCGATTCGGACCGCGACGAGGTGGCGCAGGGACTCGCCGCCTCCGCCGCGTTCCAGGTGATGAACGCCGTCGGCGACGAACTGACGCCGACCGCTCGATAA
- a CDS encoding pyruvoyl-dependent arginine decarboxylase: MNTIYVVRGVGTAPTEMASYDAALAAANVHNYNLVPVSSVVPADATVEEVDIAPDLGPAGNRLTVVQARATTGGVGTVSAGLGWTTGPGPGLFYEAAGEDPEGVRRAVEEGLDAGRGLRDWEFDDERVAVTTAEADGEGYTTAVTVAAYGRSEPIL; the protein is encoded by the coding sequence ATGAACACCATCTACGTCGTTCGCGGGGTGGGCACCGCGCCCACCGAGATGGCGTCCTACGACGCCGCACTCGCGGCCGCCAACGTCCACAACTACAACCTCGTCCCCGTCTCCTCGGTCGTCCCGGCCGACGCCACCGTCGAGGAGGTCGACATCGCGCCGGACCTCGGACCGGCGGGGAACCGCCTCACCGTCGTTCAGGCGCGCGCGACGACGGGCGGCGTCGGCACCGTCTCGGCCGGCCTCGGGTGGACGACGGGTCCCGGTCCGGGCCTGTTCTACGAGGCGGCGGGCGAGGACCCCGAGGGCGTCCGCCGGGCCGTCGAGGAGGGACTCGACGCCGGACGGGGACTCCGCGACTGGGAGTTCGACGACGAACGCGTCGCGGTCACGACGGCGGAGGCCGACGGCGAGGGGTACACCACCGCCGTCACCGTCGCCGCCTACGGCCGCAGCGAACCCATCCTCTGA